The following proteins are co-located in the Haloprofundus halophilus genome:
- a CDS encoding VirB4 family type IV secretion system protein, with translation MLKTLIERFTRLEANDTEKSHTRVHAQNVAPSSIKLESDITQTGERWAKTLFFADFPAAATPGLLDMLTTHPSADIDISIYASPRDSEQAISQFERAITNLDATRREKELRGGASLGATQRRLQDHKEVLAQLTDGSQRVVEVAVYLTIRGNTKKEVKETTNRLQSELMKQRLVTKSVDYTQDKGLVSNSPIAKDTLEQTTPMLGKAAGALFPFSAGTLIEESGVLVGFHASTDAPVVMDRFDRENGYNILTAAKIGSGKSFGTKLLNLRQLAKDPDTILIMIDPLEGFRSLSDALDGEHIVVGGTRGLNPLEIKQTPARVLQEVPDIDPFSQRFSSVMGFFDTFFAHVGNGLDKKERAVLGTTVREAYRRNGITSDPSTHGNTSPTIRDVIGILAEIAEDAEAFLDSVDGEAADPTELEVEKWQERAAELRMSMRPFMGNGEFSNLAGETEVNISGEKVVYLDLQQGEADREIALMMQLLFDSVYQRAKETDKRVILAVDEAHYLMEHEGSLQWLDRATRHSRHYDLSIHLITQELKDFFIHPRAETIANNCSMKILHRLPGLSEENRMKLGLTSREAEFIRNAKPGDRDRGYSHALVSVEDEGTYPVKVTALEEEAQLIEAADDPQNTTDRV, from the coding sequence ATGCTGAAAACACTCATTGAGCGGTTCACCCGTCTCGAAGCCAACGATACTGAGAAGAGTCACACTCGGGTTCACGCACAGAACGTCGCTCCGTCGAGTATCAAGCTCGAATCCGATATCACACAGACGGGCGAACGGTGGGCGAAGACCCTGTTCTTCGCTGATTTCCCGGCAGCGGCCACTCCTGGCTTGCTGGATATGCTGACAACGCATCCGAGTGCAGACATCGACATCTCAATTTACGCTAGTCCACGCGACTCAGAGCAAGCGATCAGTCAATTCGAGCGGGCGATTACCAATCTCGATGCGACGAGACGTGAAAAAGAACTACGCGGCGGTGCCTCACTCGGCGCAACGCAACGTCGACTCCAAGACCACAAGGAAGTCCTTGCACAGCTCACGGACGGTTCACAACGTGTCGTCGAGGTCGCGGTCTATCTCACGATTCGTGGGAACACGAAAAAGGAGGTCAAAGAGACGACCAACCGATTGCAATCGGAGCTGATGAAACAGCGTCTCGTCACGAAGTCTGTCGATTACACACAAGATAAAGGACTTGTGAGCAATAGTCCGATTGCGAAAGACACACTTGAGCAGACGACACCGATGTTGGGGAAGGCTGCTGGTGCACTCTTTCCGTTCTCTGCTGGGACGCTCATAGAAGAGAGCGGCGTGCTCGTCGGGTTCCATGCGTCAACGGACGCCCCAGTTGTCATGGATCGGTTCGACCGTGAGAACGGATACAATATCCTCACCGCAGCAAAGATTGGGTCGGGGAAATCGTTTGGAACGAAGCTGTTGAACTTGCGCCAACTCGCTAAAGATCCAGATACGATTCTCATCATGATTGACCCGTTAGAGGGTTTCCGGAGCCTCTCTGATGCTCTCGATGGGGAACATATCGTGGTTGGGGGTACTCGAGGCTTGAACCCCTTAGAAATCAAGCAGACACCGGCACGCGTACTTCAGGAAGTTCCTGATATCGATCCCTTCAGTCAGCGGTTCAGTAGCGTCATGGGCTTCTTTGACACGTTCTTTGCGCATGTTGGCAACGGGCTTGACAAGAAAGAGCGTGCAGTCCTTGGCACCACTGTTCGGGAAGCCTATCGCCGCAACGGAATCACATCGGATCCCTCGACACACGGCAATACGAGCCCGACGATTCGTGATGTAATCGGTATTCTTGCTGAGATTGCCGAGGATGCGGAGGCGTTTCTTGACTCGGTTGACGGGGAAGCAGCCGATCCGACCGAGCTGGAAGTTGAGAAGTGGCAAGAACGCGCTGCTGAACTCCGAATGTCGATGCGCCCGTTCATGGGCAATGGTGAATTCTCGAACCTTGCCGGTGAAACGGAAGTCAACATCTCCGGTGAGAAAGTCGTCTACCTAGACCTTCAGCAAGGTGAAGCAGACCGTGAGATTGCGTTGATGATGCAATTACTCTTCGATAGCGTCTACCAGCGAGCCAAAGAGACGGACAAGCGTGTCATCCTCGCTGTCGACGAGGCTCATTACCTCATGGAACACGAGGGAAGTCTACAGTGGCTCGACCGCGCTACACGGCACTCTCGACACTACGACTTGAGCATCCATCTCATAACACAGGAGCTCAAGGACTTCTTCATCCATCCACGAGCAGAAACCATCGCGAACAATTGCTCAATGAAAATCCTCCACCGGCTCCCAGGCCTCTCTGAGGAGAATCGCATGAAGCTTGGGCTGACGTCCCGCGAAGCAGAGTTCATTCGCAATGCAAAGCCTGGTGATCGCGACCGTGGGTACAGCCATGCACTCGTCTCGGTAGAGGACGAAGGAACCTACCCAGTCAAAGTGACCGCGTTGGAGGAAGAAGCTCAACTTATCGAAGCGGCTGACGACCCTCAAAATACCACTGATAGGGTGTAG